The Vibrio sp. SNU_ST1 genome has a segment encoding these proteins:
- a CDS encoding amino acid aminotransferase yields MFEKVLAAPADPILGLTEEFKKDSREEKINLGVGIYKNEDGQTPVLKTVKKAEAALLENEKTKSYLTIEGTAEYGLAVQKLLFGADAEIVTSQRAKTAQAPGGTGALRVAGEFIKRQLGDVKIWISNPTWANHNGVFAAAGIETAQYSYYNAETKDKDFAGMVADLEKASEGDIVLLHGCCHNPTGIDPTADEWEVLAKLVAEKKLLPLFDFAYQGFAKGVEEDAAGLRVFAKYNKEILVASSFSKNFGLYNERVGAFTLVAESADVATTAFSQVKSIIRSIYSNPPAHGSAVVTHILGDADLRAEWEAEVAEMRDRIQEMRELFVATLKSEGVDADFTFIERQNGMFSFSGLSKEQVTRLKDEFAIYIVGSGRISVAGMTKSNMGPLCKGIAAVL; encoded by the coding sequence ATGTTTGAAAAAGTGTTAGCAGCTCCCGCCGATCCTATTCTCGGCCTTACTGAAGAATTTAAAAAAGACTCTCGTGAAGAGAAAATTAACCTTGGTGTTGGCATCTACAAAAATGAAGATGGTCAAACACCGGTACTTAAAACAGTAAAGAAAGCAGAAGCTGCACTTCTTGAAAACGAAAAAACCAAATCTTACCTAACGATTGAAGGTACCGCTGAATACGGGCTAGCCGTTCAGAAACTTCTTTTTGGTGCAGACGCAGAGATCGTAACATCTCAACGCGCTAAAACAGCACAAGCTCCAGGTGGTACGGGTGCACTTCGCGTAGCGGGTGAATTCATCAAGCGCCAATTGGGTGACGTTAAAATCTGGATAAGTAACCCAACTTGGGCTAACCACAACGGTGTTTTCGCTGCTGCAGGTATCGAGACTGCTCAATACAGCTACTACAACGCTGAAACAAAAGACAAAGACTTCGCTGGCATGGTTGCTGACCTAGAGAAAGCTTCTGAAGGCGATATCGTTCTTCTTCACGGCTGCTGCCATAACCCAACAGGTATCGACCCAACCGCTGACGAGTGGGAAGTACTGGCTAAACTGGTTGCTGAGAAGAAACTACTTCCTCTATTCGATTTTGCTTATCAAGGTTTTGCAAAAGGCGTTGAAGAAGATGCGGCTGGCCTGCGTGTTTTTGCTAAATACAACAAAGAGATCCTAGTGGCAAGCTCATTCTCTAAGAACTTCGGTTTGTACAACGAGCGTGTAGGTGCGTTCACTCTGGTTGCTGAATCAGCAGACGTAGCAACAACAGCGTTTTCTCAAGTTAAGAGCATCATTCGCTCTATCTACTCGAACCCACCAGCGCACGGCAGTGCTGTAGTCACTCACATCCTTGGCGATGCTGACCTACGTGCTGAATGGGAAGCGGAAGTGGCAGAAATGCGTGACCGTATCCAAGAGATGCGTGAGCTATTCGTAGCAACACTGAAATCTGAAGGCGTTGATGCAGACTTCACATTCATCGAACGCCAAAATGGTATGTTCTCTTTCTCTGGCCTAAGCAAAGAGCAAGTAACTCGCCTGAAAGACGAATTTGCTATCTACATTGTTGGCTCTGGCCGTATCAGCGTAGCAGGCATGACTAAGTCAAACATGGGTCCTCTATGTAAAGGTATTGCTGCGGTTCTTTAA